One Chionomys nivalis chromosome 4, mChiNiv1.1, whole genome shotgun sequence genomic region harbors:
- the Plscr4 gene encoding phospholipid scramblase 4 isoform X2: MPLLTTILILCPNTGPAGPAAPPPTGLPTGYNIPQHPGAISLYYPIGSTQPIQYQPGRYPMTNQPAPVMWMPGPTPMPNCPPGLEYLAQLDSIHVLQHFEPLEVMTGFETNNRYDIKNNIEQMVYIVTEDTDDYTRNAYRNLRPFVLRVTDCLGREIMTMQRPFRCTCCCFCCSCARQELEVQCPPCATIGFVAEHWNLCRASYSIQNQEKESVMRVRGPCATYGCGSDSVFEVSSLDGASNIGSIIRKWNGFLSTMGNADHFEIRFPLDLDVKMKAMIFGACFLIDFMYFERTPSRRSSV, encoded by the exons aACACAGGCCCTGCTGGACCAGCTGCCCCTCcacctacaggcttgcctacaggatACAACATTCCACAGCATCCTGGTGCCATCTCTTTGTATTATCCTATTGGTAGTACCCAACCTATTCAGTACCAGCCTGGCAGATATCCTATGACCAATCAGCCTGCTCCAGTAATGTGGATGCCAGGACCAACTCCTATGCCCAACTGCCCTCCTGGTCTGGAATACTTAGCTCAG CTGGACAGCATACACGTGCTTCAGCATTTTGAGCCTCTAGAAG TGATGACAGGTTTTGAAACTAATAATAGGTATGACATCAAGAACAACATAGAACAGATGGTTTACATTGTAACTGAAGACACAGATGACTACACGAGGAATGCCTATCGGAACCTACGACCCTTTGTGCTCCGGGTCACTGACTGCCTGGGCCGAGAGATCATGACCATGCAGAGGCCTTTCCGATGCACCTGCTGTTgcttctgctgctcctgtgcGAGAcaagag CTGGAAGTGCAGTGTCCTCCCTGTGCCACCATTGGGTTTGTTGCAGAACACTGGAACTTATGCAGAGCCTCTTACAGCATCCAAAATCAGGAGAAAGAGAGTGTGATGAGAGTGCGTGGGCCGTGTGCAACCTACGGCTGTGGTTCAGATTCTGTCTTCGAG GTCAGCTCTCTAGATGGAGCCTCTAACATCGGCAGTATCATCCGGAAGTGGAATGGCTTTTTATCAACAATGGGAAACGCTGACCACTTCGAGATTCGCTTCCCTTTGGATCTGGACGTGAAGATGAAAGCGATGATTTTTGGCGCTTGCTTCCTCATT GACTTCATGTACTTTGAAAGGACTCCTTCACGGCGTTCATCAGTATAG